From a region of the Helianthus annuus cultivar XRQ/B chromosome 5, HanXRQr2.0-SUNRISE, whole genome shotgun sequence genome:
- the LOC110943986 gene encoding uncharacterized protein LOC110943986: MANDGKNNDGKPDDDTTVQQDPSQSAIKSNLHPAYSVTNIQSKIRTLDGKKVTYSAWIKLFCLHATAYQVLNHIDETPPPEPKSPDYPAWEELDALVLQWIYATLSDDLLLSVLENESTARTAWVKLEKKYLSNKKARAGAIEIKFFNLTLPACKSLDDYCQ; this comes from the coding sequence ATGGCCAACGATGGCAAAAACAACGATGGCAAACCTGATGATGATACAACTGTTCAACAAGATCCCTCCCAATCTGCCATCAAATCCAACCTACACCCCGCATACTCAGTTACCAACATACAAAGCAAAATCCGAACCTTGGATGGCAAGAAAGTTACATACAGTGCCTGGATCAAACTCTTTTGTTTGCATGCTACGGCGTATCAAGTTCTCAATCACATCGACGAGACACCTCCACCCGAACCCAAGTCTCCGGATTATCCAGCTTGGGAAGAACTAGATGCCCTTGTTCTTCAGTGGATTTATGCCACTTTATCTGATGATCTCCTTCTTTCGGTCTTGGAGAACGAGTCCACCGCACGTACTGCGTGGGTTAAATTGGAAAAGAAATATTTGAGTAATAAGAAAGCTCGTGCAGGTGCCATAGAAATAAAATTTTTCAACCTGACACTTCCTGCTTGTAAATCTTTGGATGATTATTGTCAATAG